The Odocoileus virginianus isolate 20LAN1187 ecotype Illinois chromosome 3, Ovbor_1.2, whole genome shotgun sequence genome includes a window with the following:
- the LOC139032027 gene encoding olfactory receptor 1f45-like codes for MAEVGANLTLVSEFLLLGLSEDPKQQQLLFILFLSMYLVTQLGNLSIILAIATDIRLHTPMYFFLANLAFVDICFTSTTIPKMLANHVSGHKGIPYAGCLAQMFFFIWFAGIDSFLLTAKAYDRYAAICHPLHYAMSVTPQLCSLLVAASWTAAFGNALTHTVLLTRLSFCTHNRIPHFFCDLSPLLKLACSDTFLNNAMVYTVGALPTITPFVGILVSYTRIFAAVLRIPSTRGKRKAFSTCGSHLSVVSLFYGTIIGVYFSPMSSHTAQKDTVAAVMYTVVTPMLNPFIYSLRNSDIKGALGALISRRPVFIQ; via the coding sequence ATGGCTGAAGTTGGGGCAAATCTCACCCTGGTCTCTGAGTTCCTACTCCTGGGCCTCTCGGAAGACCCCAAGCAACAGCAGCTGCTGTTCATACTCTTCCTGAGCATGTATCTGGTCACGCAACTGGGGAACCTGTCCATTATCCTGGCCATCGCCACTGACATCCGGctccacacacccatgtacttcttcctggcCAACCTGGCCTTCGTGGACATTTgcttcacctccaccaccatccccaAGATGCTGGCCAACCACGTGTCAGGACACAAAGGGATTCCTTATGCTGGCTGCCTGGCCCAGATGTTCTTCTTCATCTGGTTCGCCGGCATCGACAGCTTCCTGCTGACCGCCaaggcctatgaccgctatgcgGCCATCTGTCACCCTCTACACTATGCCATGTCTGTGACACCACAGCTCTGTAGCCTCCTGGTGGCAGCGTCCTGGACTGCAGCCTTTGGGAATGCCCTGACCCACACAGTACTACTGACCCGTCTCTCATTCTGCACCCACAACCGGATCCCCCATTTCTTCTGTGACCTGAGTCCTCTGCTGAAGCTCGCCTGCTCTGACACCTTTCTCAACAATGCAATGGTATACACTGTGGGCGCCCTGCCTACCATCACCCCCTTTGTGGGCATCTTGGTCTCCTACACACGCATCTTTGCTGCCGTTTTAAGGATCCCGTCCACGAGAGGCAAGCGGAAGGCTTTCTCTACCTGTGGCTCTCATCTCTCTGTGGTGTCCCTGTTCTACGGCACCATCATTGGGGTTTATTTCAGCCCCATGTCTTCCCATACAGCCCAGAAGGACACAGTCGCTGCAgtgatgtacactgtggtcacTCCCATGCTGAACCCATTCATCTACAGCCTACGCAACAGCGACATAAAGGGCGCCTTGGGGGCCCTCATCAGCAGGAGGCCAGTTTTTATTCAGTGA